One genomic window of Sphingomonas ginsengisoli An et al. 2013 includes the following:
- the aceA gene encoding isocitrate lyase, with translation MATDFSDVVSAPPGRFAGIERPYTAADVERLRGSVPIDHTLARRGALKLWELLHQDEPVCALGAVTGNQAMQMVRAGLQAIYLSGWQVAADANTAGAMYPDQSLYPANAGPELAKRINKTLQRADQIEHLEGGAKRDWFVPIVADAEAGFGGPLNCFEIMKAYIEAGAAGVHFEDQLASEKKCGHLGGKVLIPTQAAIRNLDAARLAADVCGVPTVLVARTDAESAKLITSDVDERDRQFITGERTPEGFFRLRDGSGLDHCIARGLAFAEHADLLWWETSHPDLADARKFAEAVHNEHPGKLLAYNCSPSFNWAAKLDADTIAKFQRELGAMGYKYQFVTLAGFHALNHGMFELASNYRDRGMAAYSELQQAEFASEAQGYTATRHQREVGTGYFDAIATAVSAGQASTTALSESTEAAQFVAAE, from the coding sequence ATGGCTACCGACTTTTCCGACGTGGTTTCCGCGCCGCCCGGCCGCTTCGCCGGGATCGAACGCCCCTACACCGCCGCCGACGTCGAGCGGCTGCGCGGCTCGGTGCCGATCGATCACACGCTCGCCCGCCGCGGCGCGCTCAAGCTGTGGGAATTGCTCCACCAGGACGAGCCGGTCTGCGCGCTCGGCGCGGTCACCGGCAACCAGGCGATGCAGATGGTCCGCGCGGGCCTCCAGGCGATCTATCTATCGGGCTGGCAGGTCGCCGCCGATGCCAACACCGCCGGCGCCATGTATCCCGACCAGTCGCTCTATCCCGCCAACGCCGGGCCCGAGCTCGCCAAGCGGATCAATAAGACCCTCCAGCGCGCCGACCAGATCGAGCATCTGGAAGGCGGCGCCAAGCGCGACTGGTTCGTGCCGATCGTCGCCGACGCCGAAGCCGGCTTCGGCGGCCCCTTGAACTGCTTCGAGATCATGAAGGCTTATATCGAGGCGGGCGCCGCGGGGGTCCATTTCGAGGACCAGCTCGCCTCTGAAAAGAAGTGCGGTCACCTCGGCGGTAAGGTGCTGATCCCGACCCAGGCCGCGATCCGCAACCTCGACGCCGCGCGCCTCGCGGCCGACGTCTGCGGCGTCCCGACTGTCCTCGTCGCCCGCACCGACGCCGAGAGTGCCAAGCTCATCACCAGCGATGTCGACGAGCGCGACCGCCAGTTCATCACCGGCGAGCGCACCCCCGAGGGCTTCTTCCGGCTACGCGACGGCAGCGGCCTCGACCATTGCATCGCCCGCGGCCTCGCCTTCGCCGAGCACGCCGACCTCCTCTGGTGGGAGACCTCGCACCCCGACCTCGCCGACGCGCGCAAGTTCGCCGAAGCGGTCCACAATGAGCATCCGGGCAAATTGCTCGCCTACAACTGCAGCCCGTCGTTCAACTGGGCGGCCAAGCTCGACGCCGACACCATCGCCAAGTTCCAGCGCGAGCTGGGCGCGATGGGGTACAAGTATCAGTTCGTCACGCTGGCGGGCTTCCACGCCTTGAACCACGGCATGTTCGAGCTGGCGTCCAACTACCGCGACCGCGGCATGGCGGCCTATTCCGAATTGCAGCAGGCCGAGTTCGCCTCCGAGGCGCAGGGCTACACCGCCACCCGCCACCAGCGCGAAGTCGGCACCGGTTACTTCGACGCGATCGCCACCGCGGTCAGCGCTGGCCAGGCCTCGACCACCGCTTTGTCCGAATCGACCGAAGCGGCGCAGTTCGTCGCCGCCGAATAA
- the tsaD gene encoding tRNA (adenosine(37)-N6)-threonylcarbamoyltransferase complex transferase subunit TsaD, whose product MTLILGLESSCDDSAAALVTGDRRILAQVVVGQNSAHAPFGGVVPEIAARAHVEVLPGLIAQVLAEAGVAPHQLDAVAATAGPGLIGGVMVGLLAGKGLALAAGKPLIAVNHLEGHALSPRLTDPDLEFPYLLLLASGGHCQLLEVRGVGDYRRLATTIDDAAGEAFDKAAKLLGLPYPGGPAIEVLAQDGDAAAVPLPRPLLGSPEPHFSFAGLKSAVQRAVAAGTHRPADVAASFQQAVVDCLIDRTRRALAVSDAPTLVVAGGVAANGAIRAALQQLAASEGRAFASPPGWLCTDNAAMIAWAGAERFAAGRCDPLDAPARARWPLDPAAETVRGAGVKA is encoded by the coding sequence ATGACCCTCATCCTCGGCCTCGAATCCTCCTGCGACGACAGTGCGGCGGCGCTGGTCACCGGCGATCGGCGCATCCTCGCCCAGGTCGTGGTCGGCCAGAACAGTGCCCACGCCCCGTTCGGCGGCGTCGTTCCCGAGATCGCCGCCCGCGCCCATGTCGAGGTGCTCCCCGGCCTCATTGCGCAGGTCCTCGCCGAGGCCGGGGTCGCCCCGCACCAGTTGGACGCGGTCGCCGCCACCGCCGGCCCCGGGCTGATCGGCGGGGTGATGGTCGGTCTGCTCGCCGGCAAGGGGCTCGCGCTTGCGGCGGGCAAGCCGCTGATCGCGGTCAACCATCTCGAAGGCCATGCACTGTCGCCGCGGCTGACCGATCCCGACCTCGAATTTCCCTATCTGCTCCTGCTCGCCAGCGGCGGCCATTGCCAGCTGCTCGAAGTGCGCGGCGTCGGCGACTATCGCCGCCTCGCCACCACCATCGACGATGCCGCGGGCGAGGCGTTCGACAAGGCCGCCAAGCTGCTCGGCCTGCCTTATCCCGGCGGCCCGGCGATCGAGGTGCTGGCGCAAGACGGCGACGCCGCCGCGGTCCCGCTGCCGCGTCCTTTGCTCGGCTCGCCCGAACCCCATTTCTCTTTCGCCGGGCTGAAGAGCGCGGTGCAGCGCGCGGTCGCCGCGGGCACCCACCGCCCCGCCGACGTCGCCGCCAGCTTCCAGCAGGCGGTGGTCGACTGCCTGATCGATCGCACCCGCCGCGCGCTGGCCGTCAGCGACGCGCCGACCCTCGTGGTGGCGGGCGGAGTCGCCGCCAACGGCGCCATCCGCGCCGCGCTCCAGCAACTCGCCGCCAGCGAGGGCCGCGCCTTCGCCAGCCCGCCCGGCTGGCTGTGCACCGACAATGCCGCGATGATCGCCTGGGCCGGCGCCGAGCGCTTCGCCGCCGGCCGCTGCGACCCGCTCGACGCCCCCGCCCGCGCGCGCTGGCCGCTCGACCCCGCTGCCGAGACGGTCCGCGGCGCAGGAGTGAAGGCATGA
- the aceB gene encoding malate synthase A: MSDVLERPRVAVEPSTVPGAEEILTPAALDFLAGLHLAFDVRRRALLAARGDRQECFKAGQLPDFPTATADTRRAEWRVGDIPADLQDRRVEITGPTNAKMVINALNSGAKVFMADFEDATAPTWDELLQGQLNLRARWQGNLAFTDAGTGKQYKLNDQIAVLKVRPRGWHLDERHLTVDGVPISGGLFDFGLYFFHNARAALAAGSGPYFYLPKLESRFEAELWSEVFAHAEAHLGLSRGTIKATVLIETITAAFEMDEILYALRENIVGLNCGRWDYIFSTIKRLGDRPDRLTPDRSAMTMDKAFLAAYSLRLIETCHRRGAFAMGGMAAFIPVKGDEAANQTAMDKVRADKEREVRNGHDGTWVAHPALVPVALEAFAAMHGPNQLAKRPPHVPGRDEMLELHTGPRTEAGARENIRVGVQYLAAWLSGRGAVPLYNLMEDAATAEICRTQLWQWLKYAAPLDDGRTFDRALFETLFEAELAAIPDQPHLTEAAGLFRAMVLDPDCEEFLTLPAYPLLN; the protein is encoded by the coding sequence GTGAGCGATGTCCTCGAGCGGCCGCGGGTCGCGGTTGAACCCTCCACCGTCCCGGGTGCGGAAGAAATCCTCACCCCCGCGGCGCTCGATTTCCTCGCCGGGCTGCACCTCGCCTTCGACGTGCGGCGGCGGGCGCTGCTCGCCGCGCGCGGCGACCGGCAGGAATGTTTCAAGGCCGGCCAGCTCCCCGATTTCCCAACGGCGACCGCCGACACCCGCCGCGCCGAGTGGCGGGTGGGGGACATCCCCGCCGACCTCCAAGACCGCCGAGTCGAGATCACCGGCCCAACCAACGCCAAGATGGTGATCAACGCGCTCAACTCGGGCGCCAAGGTCTTCATGGCCGATTTCGAGGACGCCACCGCGCCGACCTGGGACGAATTGCTCCAGGGCCAGCTCAATCTGCGCGCCCGCTGGCAGGGCAACCTCGCCTTCACCGACGCGGGCACCGGCAAGCAGTATAAACTCAACGACCAGATCGCCGTGCTCAAGGTCCGCCCGCGCGGCTGGCACCTCGACGAGCGCCACCTGACCGTCGACGGCGTGCCCATCAGCGGCGGGCTGTTCGATTTCGGCCTCTATTTCTTCCACAACGCCCGCGCCGCGCTCGCCGCTGGCTCGGGCCCCTACTTCTACCTCCCCAAGCTCGAAAGCCGCTTCGAGGCCGAATTGTGGAGCGAGGTCTTCGCTCATGCCGAAGCCCACCTCGGCCTGTCCCGCGGCACCATCAAGGCGACCGTGCTCATCGAGACGATCACCGCCGCCTTCGAGATGGACGAGATCCTCTACGCGCTCCGCGAGAACATCGTCGGGCTCAACTGCGGCCGCTGGGACTATATCTTCTCGACCATCAAGCGCCTCGGCGATCGCCCCGACCGGCTGACCCCCGACCGCTCGGCGATGACCATGGATAAGGCCTTCCTCGCCGCTTACTCGCTGCGCCTCATTGAGACCTGCCACCGCCGCGGCGCCTTTGCCATGGGGGGAATGGCCGCCTTCATCCCGGTCAAGGGCGACGAGGCCGCCAACCAGACGGCCATGGACAAGGTCCGCGCCGACAAGGAGCGCGAGGTTCGCAACGGCCACGACGGCACCTGGGTCGCGCACCCGGCGCTGGTCCCGGTCGCGCTCGAGGCCTTCGCCGCGATGCACGGCCCCAACCAGCTCGCGAAACGCCCGCCCCACGTCCCCGGCCGCGACGAGATGCTCGAGCTCCACACCGGCCCCCGCACCGAGGCCGGCGCGCGCGAGAATATCCGCGTCGGCGTCCAGTATCTCGCGGCCTGGCTGTCGGGCCGCGGCGCGGTGCCGCTCTACAATCTGATGGAGGACGCGGCGACCGCCGAGATCTGCCGCACCCAGCTATGGCAGTGGCTCAAATATGCCGCCCCACTCGACGACGGCCGCACATTCGATCGCGCCCTGTTCGAAACGCTGTTCGAGGCCGAGCTCGCCGCCATCCCCGACCAGCCGCACCTCACCGAAGCCGCCGGCCTGTTCCGCGCGATGGTCCTCGATCCCGACTGCGAGGAATTCCTGACCCTCCCCGCTTACCCCCTGCTCAATTGA
- the hemC gene encoding hydroxymethylbilane synthase: MKAPLILGTRGSPLALAQARMVASALEAAHGWAAGSVELKAVKTSGDRIQDRPLAEVGGKYLWTKELDQFLLAGETDLSVHSMKDVESERPQSLHIAAMLPRADVRDRLIGAESIEALSQGARVGTSSPRRAAQLLRLRPDLQIVPLRGNVATRLGKVGAECDATLLAAAGLDRLGMAEGVAIEPTEMLPAPAQAAIGIECRSGDERVRDLLAAINDGPTCAAVHAERAFARSVGGSCHSPVAALALVGGDGSLWLRAELLSSDGAERVAGEVRFAAGDDAAPAGLARELLSQAPAAVRSLFSA; encoded by the coding sequence ATGAAGGCTCCGCTCATCCTTGGCACCCGTGGTTCCCCGCTCGCGCTGGCGCAGGCGCGGATGGTGGCGAGCGCGCTCGAAGCAGCGCACGGCTGGGCGGCGGGCAGCGTCGAACTCAAGGCGGTGAAGACCAGCGGTGACCGCATCCAGGACCGCCCGCTGGCCGAGGTCGGCGGCAAATATCTTTGGACCAAGGAATTGGACCAGTTTTTGCTGGCGGGGGAGACCGACCTGTCGGTCCACTCGATGAAGGATGTCGAGAGCGAGCGGCCGCAATCGCTGCACATCGCCGCGATGCTGCCGCGCGCCGACGTGCGCGACCGGCTGATCGGGGCGGAGTCGATCGAAGCCTTGAGCCAGGGTGCGCGGGTGGGGACCTCGTCGCCGCGGCGGGCGGCGCAATTGCTGCGGCTGCGGCCCGACCTCCAGATCGTGCCCCTGCGCGGCAATGTCGCGACGCGGCTGGGCAAGGTCGGCGCCGAATGCGACGCGACGCTGCTGGCGGCGGCGGGGCTCGACCGGCTGGGGATGGCCGAAGGCGTGGCGATCGAGCCGACCGAGATGCTGCCCGCTCCGGCGCAAGCGGCGATCGGGATCGAGTGCCGCAGCGGGGACGAGCGGGTGCGCGACCTGCTGGCGGCGATCAATGACGGGCCGACCTGCGCCGCGGTCCACGCCGAGCGGGCGTTTGCGCGCAGCGTCGGCGGCTCGTGTCATTCGCCGGTGGCGGCGCTGGCATTGGTTGGCGGCGACGGTTCGCTGTGGCTGCGGGCGGAATTGCTGAGCAGCGACGGGGCCGAGCGGGTCGCAGGCGAGGTGCGGTTCGCAGCGGGCGATGACGCCGCGCCGGCGGGGCTGGCGCGGGAGTTGCTCAGCCAAGCGCCGGCGGCGGTGCGGAGCCTGTTCAGCGCATGA
- a CDS encoding DUF4170 domain-containing protein: MAQRFWVIGGEYRDCDFQALEPGTERVSGPFANELKARMEWQRLTFKDRHAATERYAICAEPELKCK, from the coding sequence ATGGCACAGCGTTTTTGGGTGATCGGGGGCGAGTATCGGGATTGCGACTTCCAGGCGCTCGAGCCGGGCACCGAGCGGGTCAGCGGCCCCTTCGCCAATGAGTTGAAGGCGCGGATGGAATGGCAGCGGCTGACCTTCAAGGACCGCCATGCCGCGACCGAGCGTTACGCCATCTGCGCCGAACCGGAGCTGAAGTGCAAGTGA
- the rpe gene encoding ribulose-phosphate 3-epimerase, with product MVRIAPSILSADFARLGEEVRAIDAAGADWIHLDVMDGHFVPNLTFGPGVVKALRPHSAKPFDVHLMISPVDNFLDAFAEAGADIITVHPEAGPHLHRTIQRIKGLGKQAGVSLNPATPAKMLDYVLEDLDLVLVMSVNPGFGGQKFISSQLRKIEAIAKRIAKEGLTCELEVDGGVDPVTARQCIDAGATALVAGTAAFTGGPDRYAANIAALRGAA from the coding sequence ATGGTCCGCATCGCCCCCTCGATCCTCTCCGCCGATTTCGCCCGTTTAGGCGAGGAAGTCCGCGCGATCGACGCGGCGGGGGCCGATTGGATCCACCTCGACGTGATGGACGGCCACTTCGTCCCCAACCTCACCTTCGGCCCCGGGGTGGTGAAGGCGCTCCGCCCGCACAGCGCCAAGCCGTTCGACGTCCACCTGATGATCTCGCCGGTCGATAACTTCCTCGACGCTTTCGCCGAGGCGGGCGCCGACATCATCACCGTCCACCCCGAGGCCGGGCCCCACCTCCACCGCACCATCCAGCGCATCAAGGGTCTCGGCAAGCAGGCCGGCGTCTCCCTCAACCCCGCCACCCCCGCCAAGATGCTCGACTATGTCCTCGAGGACCTCGACCTCGTGCTGGTGATGAGCGTCAATCCGGGGTTTGGCGGGCAGAAGTTCATTTCGAGCCAGCTCCGCAAGATCGAGGCGATCGCCAAGCGCATCGCCAAGGAGGGCCTGACCTGCGAACTCGAGGTCGACGGCGGGGTCGACCCCGTCACCGCGCGCCAGTGCATCGACGCCGGCGCCACCGCGCTGGTCGCGGGCACCGCCGCCTTCACCGGCGGCCCCGACCGCTACGCCGCCAACATCGCCGCGCTGCGAGGCGCGGCGTGA
- a CDS encoding NAD(P)H-dependent glycerol-3-phosphate dehydrogenase: MKVGVIGGGAWGTALAQVAAAKGEPVLLWAREPEVVESVNARHENSLFLPGRALSPAIRATADLADLADCAAWLVVTPAQHMRSVLAHAPAGCRALILCSKGIEEGSGALLHSVAREVCPEAEVMVLSGPTFAHEVAAGLPTALTLAAADQAQAEQVRDRLALPAFRLYLTDDVAGAEVGGAIKNVLAIACGVVEGRGLGQNARAALIARGFAEMTRFGLAAGARRETLAGLCGLGDLVLTCSSTSSRNYSLGVGLGQGRAAAELLADRRTVAEGAFTAPVLDRLARDRGIDMPIVAAVAALLSGTATVDAVLESLLSRPPRAEAH, translated from the coding sequence ATGAAGGTCGGCGTCATCGGCGGCGGCGCGTGGGGCACCGCGCTGGCGCAGGTCGCCGCGGCGAAGGGCGAGCCGGTGCTGCTGTGGGCACGCGAGCCCGAAGTGGTGGAGTCGGTCAACGCCCGCCACGAAAACAGCCTGTTCCTTCCCGGCCGCGCACTTAGCCCCGCGATCCGCGCCACCGCCGACCTCGCCGACCTCGCCGACTGCGCCGCCTGGCTGGTGGTCACCCCCGCCCAGCACATGCGGTCGGTCCTCGCCCACGCTCCCGCTGGCTGCCGCGCGCTTATCCTCTGTTCGAAGGGCATCGAGGAAGGCAGCGGCGCGTTGCTCCATTCGGTCGCGCGCGAGGTCTGTCCTGAGGCCGAGGTGATGGTCCTCTCCGGCCCGACCTTCGCGCACGAGGTCGCCGCCGGCCTCCCCACCGCGCTGACCCTCGCCGCCGCCGATCAGGCCCAGGCCGAGCAGGTCCGCGACCGCCTCGCGCTCCCCGCCTTCCGCCTCTACCTGACCGACGACGTTGCCGGGGCCGAGGTCGGCGGGGCGATCAAGAACGTCCTCGCCATCGCCTGCGGCGTGGTCGAGGGCCGCGGGCTCGGCCAGAACGCCCGCGCCGCGCTGATCGCGCGCGGCTTCGCCGAAATGACCCGTTTCGGCCTCGCTGCTGGCGCGCGGCGCGAGACGCTCGCCGGGCTGTGCGGGCTCGGCGACCTCGTTCTGACCTGCTCGAGCACCAGCAGCCGCAATTATTCGCTGGGGGTCGGGCTGGGGCAGGGCCGCGCCGCCGCCGAATTACTCGCCGACCGCCGCACCGTCGCCGAAGGGGCCTTCACCGCACCCGTGCTCGACCGGTTGGCGCGCGACCGTGGAATCGACATGCCGATCGTCGCTGCAGTCGCCGCCTTGTTGAGCGGCACCGCGACCGTCGACGCCGTGCTCGAAAGCCTGCTCAGCCGCCCGCCGCGTGCCGAGGCGCACTGA
- a CDS encoding uroporphyrinogen-III synthase — MKLVVLRPEPGAWVTMARAAALGLTAVARPLFRIESLAWAVPNTTDFDALLLTSANTVRQAGDGLARLKRLPVLAVGEATAAAARAAGLRVETVGTGGVAALLAEVPAERRLLHLAGEDRIGVERAGILAVPVYRSVAIEPAPALAAEAPAVLLVHSPRAGRRVAELVADRERFAIAAISPAAAAACGDGWHTLAAADTPDDGTLLSLAARLCQQSPPT, encoded by the coding sequence ATGAAGCTGGTCGTGCTGCGGCCCGAGCCGGGTGCCTGGGTAACAATGGCACGGGCGGCGGCGCTGGGGCTGACGGCGGTGGCGCGGCCGCTGTTCCGGATCGAGTCGCTGGCGTGGGCGGTGCCGAATACGACCGACTTTGATGCACTGCTGCTGACCAGCGCCAATACGGTCCGCCAGGCAGGCGATGGACTGGCGAGGCTTAAGCGCCTGCCGGTGCTGGCGGTGGGCGAGGCGACCGCCGCAGCGGCGCGGGCGGCGGGGCTGCGGGTCGAGACGGTCGGGACGGGCGGCGTGGCCGCGTTGCTGGCCGAGGTGCCGGCCGAGCGGCGGCTGCTCCATTTGGCGGGGGAGGATCGGATCGGGGTGGAACGTGCGGGGATTCTCGCTGTGCCCGTCTATCGCTCGGTGGCGATCGAGCCGGCGCCTGCGTTGGCCGCCGAAGCGCCCGCGGTGCTGCTGGTCCATTCGCCCCGCGCGGGGCGGCGGGTGGCCGAGCTGGTCGCCGACCGCGAGCGCTTCGCCATCGCCGCGATCAGCCCGGCGGCCGCGGCGGCGTGCGGGGACGGCTGGCACACGCTGGCCGCGGCCGACACGCCCGACGACGGCACGCTGCTTTCCCTCGCCGCGCGGCTGTGCCAACAATCGCCGCCGACATGA
- the bla gene encoding class A beta-lactamase, translating to MASLIRVLAAVLTLAVASCGPVVPPVQPGVATAVAAPAPLAARIAELGRGFDGRVGIAVESVERGWRTGWKTDELYPQQSVSKFMVALTVMDRIDHGALRLDQPVTLTRSDLTVFHQPIRDVILANGGSYTTTLQDLLNRALTQSDNTANDKLMRLAGGPEAVRGFIAERRLGEIRFADGERALQSRIAGLRWRDDYSIGDAFFTARDKLPLSQRSRLFERYIDDPYDGAAPFALVDTLARLKRGELLQPASTARLLTIMSDTVTGKNRLRGGLKAGWTLAHKTGTGQELGGVQAGYNDIGVLTAPDGRSYAVAVMMKRTAVPLAVRMTLMNEVVRAIIAAHEATAFQLN from the coding sequence ATGGCGTCGTTGATCCGAGTACTGGCGGCCGTGCTCACGCTGGCGGTGGCGAGTTGCGGCCCGGTCGTGCCTCCGGTCCAACCAGGGGTAGCGACGGCGGTGGCGGCCCCGGCTCCGCTGGCCGCGCGGATCGCCGAGCTCGGGCGCGGGTTCGACGGGCGGGTCGGGATCGCGGTCGAGTCGGTCGAGCGCGGCTGGCGCACCGGGTGGAAGACCGACGAGCTCTATCCCCAGCAGAGCGTCAGTAAGTTCATGGTCGCGCTGACGGTGATGGACCGGATCGACCACGGCGCGCTCCGCCTCGACCAGCCGGTGACGCTGACCCGGAGCGACCTCACCGTCTTCCACCAGCCGATCCGAGACGTCATCCTCGCAAATGGCGGGAGCTATACGACGACGCTGCAGGATTTGCTCAACCGAGCGCTGACGCAGAGCGACAATACCGCCAACGACAAGTTGATGCGGCTGGCGGGCGGGCCCGAGGCGGTGCGCGGGTTCATCGCCGAGCGGCGGCTGGGCGAGATCCGTTTCGCCGATGGCGAGCGCGCGCTGCAGTCGCGGATCGCGGGGCTGCGGTGGCGCGACGATTATTCAATCGGCGATGCCTTCTTCACGGCGCGCGACAAGCTGCCGCTGAGTCAGCGCAGTCGACTGTTCGAGCGCTATATCGACGATCCTTATGACGGCGCGGCGCCGTTCGCGCTGGTGGACACGCTGGCGCGGCTCAAGCGCGGCGAGCTGCTCCAGCCGGCGTCGACCGCGCGGCTGCTGACGATCATGAGCGACACGGTGACCGGCAAGAACCGGCTGCGCGGCGGGCTGAAGGCGGGGTGGACGCTCGCCCACAAGACCGGGACGGGGCAGGAATTGGGCGGGGTGCAGGCGGGCTATAACGACATCGGCGTCCTGACCGCGCCCGACGGCCGCAGCTATGCGGTGGCGGTGATGATGAAGCGCACCGCGGTGCCGCTGGCGGTACGGATGACGCTGATGAACGAGGTCGTGCGCGCAATCATCGCCGCGCACGAGGCGACCGCCTTCCAGCTCAATTGA
- a CDS encoding RsmB/NOP family class I SAM-dependent RNA methyltransferase: protein MNGAEPRGTEGFAERRAALQLLDAVLRRGITLDSAAQRTPLADRPLALAIAGETLRRLPELDALIDGATRLRLADDAKARMVLRLALAQKLAMNVPDHALVATALPLVDGGPRRLVHGVLGTLLRSNPQASDAPALPAPVEARWTVAWGEEAVAAARRAIVRRPPLDLSFADDAVAQAFAVETGGVSLAPNHVRLTGGAAVQDLPGYGAGGWWVQDLAASIPARLIPREAANVLDLCAAPGGKTMQLASRGHRVTAVDRSESRLARLSENLSRTGLDATTAASEALAWSEGDYDAILLDAPCSATGTFRRHPEVLYRASPRIVAESAERQAALLAHAATLLRPGGTLVYAVCSLEPEEGEAIVANAPAGLTLDPISAQELPPGIAPHDRGWLRLLPGALEKDGGLDGFFIARLVRR, encoded by the coding sequence GTGAACGGCGCCGAGCCAAGAGGGACCGAAGGCTTTGCCGAGCGCCGCGCCGCGCTGCAATTGCTCGACGCCGTCCTCCGCCGGGGGATTACCCTGGACAGCGCCGCCCAGCGCACCCCGCTCGCCGACCGCCCGCTCGCGCTCGCCATCGCCGGCGAGACGCTCCGTCGCCTGCCCGAGCTCGACGCGCTGATCGACGGCGCGACCCGCCTCCGCCTCGCCGACGACGCCAAGGCGCGGATGGTGCTCCGCCTCGCGCTCGCGCAGAAACTGGCGATGAACGTACCCGACCATGCGCTGGTCGCGACCGCGCTGCCGCTGGTCGACGGCGGCCCGCGGCGGCTGGTCCACGGCGTCCTCGGCACCCTGCTGCGCAGCAATCCGCAAGCCAGCGACGCCCCCGCGCTCCCCGCTCCGGTCGAAGCGCGCTGGACCGTGGCTTGGGGCGAAGAAGCCGTCGCCGCCGCCCGCCGCGCGATCGTCCGGCGCCCGCCGCTCGACTTGAGCTTCGCCGACGATGCCGTCGCGCAGGCCTTCGCGGTCGAGACCGGCGGCGTCAGCCTTGCCCCGAACCACGTCCGACTGACCGGCGGCGCGGCGGTGCAGGATTTGCCCGGCTATGGCGCCGGCGGCTGGTGGGTGCAGGACCTCGCCGCCTCCATCCCCGCCCGGCTGATCCCGCGCGAGGCCGCCAACGTCCTCGACCTCTGCGCCGCACCCGGCGGCAAGACGATGCAACTGGCGTCACGCGGTCACCGCGTCACTGCCGTCGATCGGTCGGAAAGTCGTCTGGCACGACTTTCTGAAAATCTGAGCCGAACCGGACTCGACGCCACGACGGCGGCCTCCGAAGCGCTCGCGTGGAGCGAAGGCGACTATGACGCCATCCTGCTCGACGCGCCCTGCTCGGCGACCGGCACCTTCCGCCGCCATCCCGAGGTTCTCTACCGCGCCTCACCCCGCATCGTCGCTGAGAGTGCCGAGCGTCAGGCCGCGCTGCTCGCCCACGCCGCCACGTTGCTCCGCCCCGGCGGCACGTTGGTCTACGCCGTCTGCTCGCTCGAGCCCGAGGAAGGCGAGGCCATCGTCGCCAATGCCCCCGCCGGCCTCACGCTCGACCCGATCTCCGCGCAAGAATTGCCGCCGGGCATCGCCCCGCACGACCGCGGCTGGCTGCGACTCCTCCCCGGCGCCCTCGAAAAAGACGGCGGCCTCGACGGCTTCTTCATCGCCCGGCTTGTCCGCCGCTAG
- a CDS encoding DUF1674 domain-containing protein produces the protein MKRPKHLDPPAYLSKSPPVPAPEAAEPAAPPAGDKPRPEPTRYGDWEKNGIAWDF, from the coding sequence ATGAAGCGCCCCAAGCACCTCGACCCGCCCGCTTACCTCAGCAAGTCGCCGCCGGTGCCGGCGCCCGAGGCGGCCGAGCCCGCCGCGCCGCCCGCGGGCGACAAGCCGCGGCCCGAGCCGACCCGCTACGGCGACTGGGAAAAGAACGGCATCGCCTGGGATTTCTAG